The proteins below are encoded in one region of Anaerolineae bacterium:
- a CDS encoding SUMF1/EgtB/PvdO family nonheme iron enzyme yields MARQNRLVVFVDDLDRCLPERTVEVLEAIKLFLDVPGCIFVLGVDPAKVQEGVRLRYKTALAPAESAHYLEKIIQVPFILPDIDVQDMRGFVEQLQVDFPPPQPQCVDVFALGLDPNPRQIKRAINIFLLLWKLAGKRRLKVGADANPTDGPLLSEVLTPVRLAKLVVIQHSHPDLYDLLKLSPRYLRDLEIYFVDQRDEPGAEEAEESGSPVSETPPKAALPGPLEPFAQRAGLRRLFRLFPNDNHACFRFLTPTDLRLYLTLAGRVETEPHRATVSPRRAPRLGFEPELIQIPEGKFVMGTPPEEAEQLGEFILRSTPQHTVEMPAYEIGRYPVTNLEYQAFVDATGRETPSHWEKGQFSDELADHPVTNVSWRDATAYCTWLAETTGKPYRLPTEAEWERAARGTDGHRYPWGDEWQENRANTKEAGLGITTPVGQYSPDGDSPAGCADMAGNVWEWTASDFKAYPGSHYQDEDYGKRLKVLRGGSCNNDKAAARTASRFRLNFRIWNWSIGFRVAVGVAPSLGRM; encoded by the coding sequence GTGGCCCGCCAAAACCGGCTGGTGGTGTTTGTGGACGACCTGGATCGCTGCCTGCCGGAACGCACCGTGGAAGTGCTGGAAGCTATCAAACTCTTCCTGGATGTGCCGGGCTGCATTTTTGTGCTGGGCGTGGACCCGGCCAAAGTGCAGGAAGGCGTCAGGCTGCGGTATAAAACGGCCCTGGCCCCGGCAGAAAGCGCCCACTACCTGGAAAAGATCATCCAGGTGCCTTTCATCCTGCCCGATATTGACGTGCAGGACATGCGCGGCTTTGTGGAGCAGTTACAGGTTGACTTTCCCCCGCCCCAGCCGCAATGCGTGGACGTGTTTGCCCTGGGCCTGGACCCCAACCCTCGCCAGATCAAACGAGCCATCAATATCTTTTTGCTGCTGTGGAAACTGGCCGGGAAACGTCGCCTCAAGGTGGGCGCAGACGCCAATCCCACGGACGGCCCGTTGTTAAGCGAAGTGCTGACCCCCGTCCGCCTGGCCAAATTAGTGGTTATCCAGCACAGCCACCCGGATTTGTACGATTTGCTCAAACTGTCCCCGCGCTACCTGCGTGATTTGGAGATTTATTTTGTGGACCAGCGGGATGAGCCGGGAGCAGAGGAGGCTGAAGAAAGCGGCAGCCCGGTTTCCGAAACCCCGCCCAAAGCCGCTCTGCCTGGCCCTCTGGAACCCTTTGCCCAGCGGGCGGGCCTGCGCCGCCTGTTCCGCCTCTTTCCCAACGACAACCACGCCTGTTTTCGTTTTTTGACCCCCACCGATTTGCGCCTTTACCTGACCCTGGCCGGCCGCGTGGAAACCGAACCCCACCGGGCAACGGTTTCTCCCCGCCGCGCCCCCCGGCTGGGGTTTGAGCCGGAGTTGATCCAAATTCCAGAAGGCAAGTTTGTGATGGGCACGCCGCCGGAAGAGGCCGAACAACTTGGCGAATTTATCCTCAGAAGCACGCCCCAACACACCGTTGAAATGCCTGCCTACGAGATTGGCCGCTACCCGGTCACCAATTTGGAGTACCAGGCTTTTGTAGACGCCACCGGCCGCGAAACTCCCTCTCACTGGGAAAAAGGCCAATTCTCCGACGAATTGGCCGACCATCCGGTGACCAACGTCAGTTGGCGAGATGCCACTGCTTATTGCACATGGTTGGCGGAAACCACCGGCAAACCCTACCGCCTGCCCACCGAAGCCGAGTGGGAACGCGCCGCCCGCGGCACCGACGGCCACCGCTACCCCTGGGGCGACGAATGGCAGGAAAACAGAGCCAACACCAAAGAAGCCGGCCTGGGCATAACCACCCCTGTCGGCCAATACTCACCCGATGGTGACAGCCCGGCCGGCTGCGCCGATATGGCCGGCAATGTGTGGGAGTGGACGGCTAGCGACTTTAAAGCTTATCCCGGCAGTCATTATCAAGACGAAGATTACGGTAAAAGGCTTAAAGTATTACGGGGAGGATCCTGCAATAATGATAAGGCTGCGGCACGGACAGCGTCTCGCTTCAGGCTCAACTTTAGAATCTGGAACTGGAGTATCGGCTTTAGAGTGGCAGTGGGAGTGGCTCCCTCTTTGGGGCGCATGTAA